Within Elizabethkingia sp. JS20170427COW, the genomic segment CAATCCTGTCTGTTGATAGTGAATTTAGAAACAATGTCTACCTGGTTATCCTTAACCTCCACTTTTGCTGGGAAAGTAACATTAACCGTTTTTCCTTTAATTGTTAAATTTCCACTAATCGTTTTATTAGCTCCTTCTACTTTACTTTCCGTACCAGCCGCTAAATTTTCAACTTTAGTAATATCAAACTTCACCGTTGGATGATTTTCTACATCAAAGAAATCTGCACTTTTTAGGTGAGCATCTAAGTCGGCAGAAGTTTTTCCATTATTCATCTTAGGATCTACAGCTTTAGGATCCGTAAGTAATGAGTTAACATCAGAAACAATACTTCCTGCTACTAGGTTGTTATCTTCTATGGAAAGCGTTCCTGTAGTCTTCATAGTTCCAAATCTAGGATTTAATCCACCCTTATGGTAAGCCGTCCATTTTACAGAAGTAGCATCTGTGTTAACGTTATAAGTTTCACCAGAATGTTCTGCAGTTTGTTGCTCTGTAGCAACTGCCGCTGTATCCGTTTTGGCTTCCTTACAAGAAGCTACCGATAGTAAC encodes:
- a CDS encoding YceI family protein codes for the protein MSFLALSIVLLSVASCKEAKTDTAAVATEQQTAEHSGETYNVNTDATSVKWTAYHKGGLNPRFGTMKTTGTLSIEDNNLVAGSIVSDVNSLLTDPKAVDPKMNNGKTSADLDAHLKSADFFDVENHPTVKFDITKVENLAAGTESKVEGANKTISGNLTIKGKTVNVTFPAKVEVKDNQVDIVSKFTINRQDWGLAYGTDGDPKDWMISQEVDLELNLVANK